The following are from one region of the Salvia hispanica cultivar TCC Black 2014 chromosome 1, UniMelb_Shisp_WGS_1.0, whole genome shotgun sequence genome:
- the LOC125202041 gene encoding tryptophan N-monooxygenase CYP79A68-like has product MLTSSMKVETRFSDELPSLLAFCLVSLIVFYIHKSIKKISTVPPLPPGPTAYPIVGSLPEMLWKKPAFRWIHDVMKQLNTEIACIKLGSVHVIAVTSPEISIEFLKKHDSVFASRPDVSSARLASDGYLSPAISPSGDQWKKMRRVMVSEVLTNDVFRRLHAKRCDEADHLVRFVYNQCMNPQKSGVMNMRDATRHYCGNVIRKMVFSKRFFGTGMEDGGPGIEEREHVDGLFTILSCLYGFAIADYVPWLEVFDFDGNKKMITNAIKNARKYQDQEIEKRMEMRKLGLKSDENDILGILINLKNSQNESLLSIREIKAVILEMMLAIIDNPSNAVEWTMAEMINQPNILAKACEELDRVVGKNRLVQESDLSELNYMKACLKESFRLHPVSPFNLPHVSSKNIVVGGYFIPKGSHVVLSRPGLGRNPRIWDEPLRFKPERHIVDEVSNVLLVDHDLHMLSFSTGRRGCPALELGSTTTTMLLARLIQGFSWKQPLCINNIDLAESEHSLALAKPLIARAVPRLESKCYLQLV; this is encoded by the exons ATGCTTACATCTAGCATGAAAGTAGAAACAAGATTCAGCGACGAACTTCCATCGTTGCTAGCATTTTGTTTAGTTTCACTAATAGTCTTCTACATACACAAATCtatcaagaaaatatcaacggTGCCGCCTCTTCCACCGGGCCCCACCGCCTACCCAATCGTCGGCAGCCTGCCCGAAATGCTTTGGAAGAAGCCCGCATTCCGGTGGATACACGATGTCATGAAACAACTCAACACGGAGATCGCCTGCATCAAGCTAGGCAGCGTCCACGTCATCGCGGTCACTTCTCCGGAAATTTCAATCGAGTTCTTGAAGAAGCATGACAGCGTCTTCGCCTCCCGGCCCGACGTCTCCTCGGCCCGCCTCGCCAGCGATGGATACCTTTCACCAGCTATCTCACCCTCCGGCGACCAGTGGAAGAAAATGAGGAGGGTGATGGTGTCGGAGGTGCTCACAAATGATGTGTTCAGACGGCTCCACGCGAAACGATGCGATGAAGCCGATCACCTCGTGAGATTTGTATATAATCAATGCATGAATCCACAAAAAAGTGGAGTTATGAACATGAGAGATGCAACTAGGCATTATTGTGGCAACGTGATAAGGAAGATGGTGTTTAGTAAGAGGTTTTTCGGGACGGGAATGGAAGACGGGGGCCCGggaattgaagagagagaacaTGTAGATGGATTGTTCACCATTCTTTCATGTCTCTATGGATTCGCAATTGCTGATTATGTGCCATGGTTGGAGGTTTTTGATTTCGATGGGAATAAAAAGATGATCACAAATGCCATTAAGAATGCAAGGAAATACCAAGATcaagaaattgaaaagagaATGGAGATGCGGAAGCTAGGCCTCAAGAGCGACGAAAATGATATTCTTGGAATTTTGATCAACCTCAAGAACTCACAAAATGAGTCTCTCTTGTCAATTCGAGAGATCAAAGCAGTCATTCTT GAAATGATGTTGGCAATAATTGATAATCCATCAAATGCAGTTGAGTGGACAATGGCAGAGATGATCAATCAACCAAACATTCTTGCTAAAGCATGTGAGGAATTGGACCGAGTTGTAGGTAAGAACAGGCTAGTTCAGGAATCAGATTTATCGGAACTAAATTACATGAAGGCTTGTCTGAAAGAGTCATTTAGACTCCACCCAGTATCACCTTTTAATTTGCCTCACGTTTCAAGCAAAAACATTGTCGTGGGTGGCTATTTCATCCCTAAGGGTAGTCATGTGGTGCTTAGCCGTCCTGGCCTAGGGCGAAACCCTAGGATTTGGGATGAGCCTCTCCGGTTCAAGCCAGAAAGACACATTGTTGATGAAGTCTCAAATGTCTTGCTTGTGGATCACGATTTGCACATGTTATCATTTAGTACCGGAAGACGAGGATGCCCCGCCCTTGAGCTTGGTTCCACCACAACCACCATGCTTTTGGCTAGACTTATTCAAGGTTTTAGCTGGAAGCAACCACTTTGTATCAATAATATTGACTTAGCTGAGTCAGAACATAGCTTGGCGTTAGCAAAGCCCCTGATTGCTCGTGCAGTGCCTCGGTTAGAGTCAAAATGTTATCTTCAACTCGTGTAA